Part of the Halomarina litorea genome is shown below.
TCGGCGTCCTCGATGTCGATGTCTTGTGCTTGACTCATACTGTTAGTCTTCCTCCATCAGGTCGATACCGATGGCACGCTTGATCTGCTCGCGCAGGCCGCCGCTCCCGGCGGACCCGCCCAGCGTGACGAGGACGGGTTCGACGCTCGTCTCCGCGCTCTTGCGGACGTTCCGCGAGAGGTGGTCGAGGTCCTCGTCGTGCATCACGACGATGCCGACGTCCTCGGCCGCGAGCATCTCTTCGACGGCACTATCGAGTTCCTCCGGTTTGTCTTCGTCGGGGACGTTCGCGAACCGGCGAACGCCCGCCAGACGGAACCCGGTGGTGAACTCGGGACTGCCGATGACTCCGATCTCCTGACTCATTGTACGACGAGTTCCTCCTCGATCTCGTCCTCCGAGAGGCCCGCCTCCTTGCCGCGGGCGATGGCTCGGATGTTGTCCACCTCGCGCTCCTTCGCGAGGATGTACGCGAGCACCGGGCACACCGACAGCGGGTACCGACTGGAGAGCGTGTCCGAGTACTCGAGCAACGCCCGTTCGAGCGCCAGTTCGAACTCGATGAGGCTCCCCGCCGCGTCGAGTTCGTCGAGCGCCTGGTCCAGGTCGTCCCCGTAGGGGCTGGTGCGGATGCGCTCGACGAGCTGGTCGGGGTTGTTCACGAGCGTTCGAATCTCGCCCTCGTCGAACAGCCGCCCGCCGGGGATGTAGTACTCGGCGGGGTCGATGTCCGCGCCCGAGCGCGCCAGTCGCAGCGCGTTACGGATGTTCCGGAAGTCGATCTCGGCCTCCAGGAACTCGATGTACAGGCGTGTCGCGCGGTCCGGCTCGCTCGGCAGGTCCGAGAGGAGCAGGCGGTAGTACGCGCGGTCGACGGCGTTCTCCAGTGGCACCAGCACGCCGGACTCCTCGTACTCGTCGAGGGCGGCGGCCAGCGGGTCGCCGAAGATGGTGTCGTCGAGCTGTTCGACGACGGCCTCGATGGACTCCGCCTCGACGAGGCGGTTCACCCGGCGCTCGGAGAACTCGCCCGCGCGGATGAGGTCGTCCTCGACCGACTGGCGGCCGGTCCCGGCGTAGATGCCGCGGACGACCGTCTTGACGTTCCAGGCGTCGAACTTCCGCAGGTAGCGGGCGATGTAGTCGTACAGCTTCCCCTCGGCGAAGCGCAGCATGTCGTCGAAGTGCTTCGCGAGGTTGCGGTTCAGCGCGTACTCGATGAGGTCGACGCCCGAGTACCGCGACCCGAGCGCGTTCATCTCCTCTTCGTACTCCGTCTCCTCCATGAACCGGGCGATCTCGCCCGGCCCCATGCGGACCAGCTTGCGGTAGTCGTCCGCGTCGAAGAGGGCGGCGCGCCGCGAGCGAGCGCGGGCGGTGACGTACTCGTAGTTCGCTGCCTGGCCCGACGCGCTCATTGTCCCTGCTCGTCGAACAACTCCTCGCTCACCTCGCGGAGGTTGTCCTCCCAGACGTCGGCGAGCACGGAGTCGAACGTGTTGTTCACGCGGATGCGCGAGTTCTCGCTCTCGACGACGACGCCACCGAGGCAGTCGACGTCACCGGCGTGCTCGTAGCCGTCGTAGTCCGCGAGGATGTCCACGAGGAGGCCGGCGTCGTCGGGACGACCGTGCACCTGCACGGACGACGAGTCCTCGAACTCCTCGGCGGCGTCCTCGAGGAGGACGCGAGTGAGTTCCTCGCGGTCGTCCTCCATCTCGGCGATCTGGGTCTCGACGCTCTCCCGAACCTCCTCGAGGACGTCCCGGCGTGCTTCGAGGCGCATCTGCTTGGCCTCGAGCTTCGCGCTGGAGAGCTTCTGCTCGCGTTCCTGTGTGATCTGTCGCTCGACCGTCTCCTCTCGTTCTTCGAGGATATCCTCCGCGTCCGCCTCCGCCTCGGAGACGATAGCCTCTGCGCGTTCGTCCGCGTCGGAACGAATCTCCTCCGCACGCGCGCGGGCTTGTTCTCGGATGTCCTCTTCGACCGTATCAAGGCTCATGCGTAATAAATAGGGAGACGGTTTACAGCGTCAGGAAGACGACGACCAGCGCGAGGATGACGAGCGTCTCGGGCAGGACCGTCAGGATGAGGCCACGACCGAACATGCTCTCGTCCTCGGCGATGGCGCCGACAGCGGCGGCACCGATACCGCGCTCCGCGTATCCCGCACCGAACGCGGCCAGCCCAACGGCGAGGGCGGCACCCGAGGTGGGGGGGATGGCGGCGGTTGCCTGGTCCTGAAGGGGCAGTACGAACGTGCTGACGAATGCGAGTGCGAGTTCTAGCATGGATTCCGGTATGGTTCGCTCGTAACCGAACAGTTGGGACTCAACGTAGCGACTCCATAAAGCTTCCCAAATTCGCCCGCCTGCGGGCGGGAGAACCGCCCGAATCGCAAGGTTAGTGATGCTGGACGTGGGACTATATAGGTTCGTCAGGAGAGAGGCGACGACCGACCGGCGACCCGGTCAGTCCTCGGTGGTGTACTGACGCTCGTAGCCGAACGGCGCGTACGCCTCGCCGCCGCCCTCGTAGAACTTCCCGAAGAACTCCACGTACTCGAGACGCACGGCCTGCAGGCCGGCGCTCGTGATACCGAGGACGAGCACGAGAAGGTGTCCGAGGACGAGGACGACGATACCGAAGATGATACCGAGGACGAGCATCACCGCACCCTCCCCGTTGAACAGCCCCGAGAAGATGACCTCACCGGCCTCCTGGGCCGCCTGGACCTCCTCCGGGTCGGAGAAGAAGATGAGGTGGAACTCGCCGTCGTGGGCGTACGCCCCGAACACGAGCAGGTTGACCGCAAGCGCCATGCCGGCTTTCGCCAGCAACACGGCGGCCAGCCGGGTGTACGAGACGACGTGCCCGAAGCCCTGCGTGATGGACTCGATGAGACCGATGCCGCCCTCCGCGTAGATGACCAGCGCGAGGCCGATGGCGAAGGCGGCGAGGCCCGCGAGTCCCACGGTGGGGGAGAACCCGGTGAAGCCGAGGGGGAGTGCGGCCTTCTCGCCGCTCCCGAACACGGTGAACATGAATGGGGGTTTCGCGGCGGACGCCGAGGTGCTGAACACCCACACCCACAGCCCGACGGTGAGGAGAATCCACGAGAAGCTCTCGACGAACGCCTCGCCGAAGCCGTGACTGAGGTTCTCGTAGAAGTCGAACAGCCGACCGACCACGAGGTGCAACACGCCGACGACGACGCTCAGCAGGAGCCACGCCTGGGCGTAGTAGATGTAGTGCGGCTGCAGGCCCTTGTGGATGGGCGGGTGGCCGTTCCACAGGATGTCGCCGAGCTGATGCAGGCCGAAGAACTCGCCGTACAGGATACCGAAGAGGGCGGTGAACCCGCCGGCCCACAGGC
Proteins encoded:
- a CDS encoding V-type ATP synthase subunit F; this translates as MSQEIGVIGSPEFTTGFRLAGVRRFANVPDEDKPEELDSAVEEMLAAEDVGIVVMHDEDLDHLSRNVRKSAETSVEPVLVTLGGSAGSGGLREQIKRAIGIDLMEED
- a CDS encoding V-type ATP synthase subunit C, with amino-acid sequence MSASGQAANYEYVTARARSRRAALFDADDYRKLVRMGPGEIARFMEETEYEEEMNALGSRYSGVDLIEYALNRNLAKHFDDMLRFAEGKLYDYIARYLRKFDAWNVKTVVRGIYAGTGRQSVEDDLIRAGEFSERRVNRLVEAESIEAVVEQLDDTIFGDPLAAALDEYEESGVLVPLENAVDRAYYRLLLSDLPSEPDRATRLYIEFLEAEIDFRNIRNALRLARSGADIDPAEYYIPGGRLFDEGEIRTLVNNPDQLVERIRTSPYGDDLDQALDELDAAGSLIEFELALERALLEYSDTLSSRYPLSVCPVLAYILAKEREVDNIRAIARGKEAGLSEDEIEEELVVQ
- a CDS encoding V-type ATP synthase subunit E produces the protein MSLDTVEEDIREQARARAEEIRSDADERAEAIVSEAEADAEDILEEREETVERQITQEREQKLSSAKLEAKQMRLEARRDVLEEVRESVETQIAEMEDDREELTRVLLEDAAEEFEDSSSVQVHGRPDDAGLLVDILADYDGYEHAGDVDCLGGVVVESENSRIRVNNTFDSVLADVWEDNLREVSEELFDEQGQ